In Leptodactylus fuscus isolate aLepFus1 chromosome 2, aLepFus1.hap2, whole genome shotgun sequence, one genomic interval encodes:
- the SLC46A3 gene encoding lysosomal proton-coupled steroid conjugate and bile acid symporter SLC46A3, whose amino-acid sequence MGLLYLVEPVMAIYCFASFSSFPLMQQYVYQRFWQEEFNTTVFYDNNVSHCETNQSNPNYIHEKEVQKRASTFNTTLDLSGLIPSLIMTLILVSYGDQHGRKASMLLPSIGGLLTLVAYCSTSFFNLPLEILYLSSVFSGFLGGFATFIGGCFSYIADIAKDTQKKNIRIAFIDMVLGVSSGVAGITSGYIIRSFGFRWSFALPLFLHILNILYILFILEETVKRSEFQQNVLSKEGVKELFSGVFLLFKHGSCKRRAAISLFLFAFMSYLFANFGAASLFTLYELDSPLCWDPVRVGWGSALSTFCFVGSFLGVFFFTRCLKDAYIVFIGILSWIAGITMAAFATTTVTMMLVRLPLMFSAMPLPVLRSMMSKVVLENEQGALFACIACLESLTGSLTIAVFYSIYGATVLWFPGFSFLLSAALSLIPFGVVWLLLCIGYQERDHVLLVNEESNTEVPS is encoded by the exons ATGGGACTCCTGTACCTGGTGGAGCCAGTCATGGCCATCTACTGCTTTGCTAGCTTTTCCAGCTTCCCTTTGATGCAGCAGTACGTATATCAGAGGTTCTGGCAGGAGGAGTTTAATACCACCGTCTTCTATGACAACAACGTATCTCATTGTGAGACCAACCAAAGTAACCCCAACTACATACATGAAAAG GAGGTCCAGAAGCGAGCGTCCACCTTCAATACAACACTGGATTTATCCGGACTCATTCCAAGTTTGATAATGACCTTGATCCTAGTGTCGTATGGGGATCAACACGGGCGCAAGGCGTCTAtgctgctgccctctataggtggCTTACTGACTCTAGTTGCATACTGTTCAACATCTTTCTTCAACTTGCCCCTTGAAATCTTATACTTGTCGTCTGTCTTCAGTGGATTCTTGGGCGGCTTTGCTACTTTCATTGGAGGATGCTTTTCTTATATAGCCGACATAGCCAAAGACACTCAGAAAAAGAATATCCGCATCGCTTTTATTGACATGGTCCTTGGGGTGTCGAGTGGGGTGGCAGGAATCACATCTGGTTATATCATCAGATCCTTCGGATTTAGGTGGTCTTTTGCCCTTCCCCTTTTTCTACACATCCTGAATATtttgtatatactttttatactaGAAGAGACCGTGAAAAGGTCGGAGTTTCAGCAGAACGTGCTGAGTAAAGAAGGCGTCAAGGAGCTGTTCTCGGGAGTTTTTCTCCTTTTTAAGCATGGATCATGCAAGAGGCGGGCGGCCATCAGCCTATTCCTATTTGCCTTCATGTCCTATTTGTTTGCAAATTTTGGAGCCGCGAGTCTCTTCACTCTTTACGAGTTGGACTCGCCTCTCTGTTGGGATCCTGTACGTGTTGGATGGGGGTCAGCCCTGTCCACCTTCTGCTTTGTCGGAAGTTTTCTTGGTGTTTTCTTCTTTACACGTTGTCTGAAGGATGCCTACATCGTCTTCATTGGAATATTGTCCTGGATCGCAGGCATTACCATGGCCGCCTTTGCCACCACAACAGTCACTATGATGTTGG TGAGACTTCCGCTGATGTTTTCTGCGATGCCCCTTCCCGTCCTGAGGTCCATGATGTCCAAAGTGGTTTTGGAAAATGAGCAAG GGGCGCTGTTTGCCTGCATTGCTTGTCTGGAGAGTCTCACAGGAAGCCTGACTATTGCTGTATTTTACAGCATCTACGGAGCCACGGTGCTCTGGTTTCCTGgatttagcttcctgctgtccgcTGCCCTCAGCTTAATCCCATTTGGCGTGGTGTG GCTTTTGTTGTGCATCGGCTATCAAGAAAGGGACCACGTTCTTCTGGTAAATGAAGAATCCAATACTGAAGTGCCGTCTTGA